One Streptomyces hundungensis DNA segment encodes these proteins:
- a CDS encoding type 2 lanthipeptide synthetase LanM family protein has protein sequence MLDAFLDDARWWAGLTPTERRTAGGFEPDPEERERGTARVRLWQEGLLVPGLRVEQDVLAARWGLAPDRLALLAAETPQELKRRLPGAPDWVPVLVDAWQRFAGSALPALAADAEDVDVPLDWLGPLAAWAREELRGRLGAAGQLPDSHPLFTPDTDTLRTMVRRTLVLEINAARLEGRLDGASPEARYEAFGESLRDPERALDLLAGHPVLARGLVGHVRRWTDVRAEFAERLSADLPELRERFAVSGEGLKDLAGLTFGAGDAHRGGRTVTLVAFRDGSRLVYKPRSLAVDTHVNRLLRWINDRGARHPLGTNDLLERPDYGWSAFVTAAPCAHADAFRRFAWRLGAHLALFHVLGCYDMHLENLIAAGEHPAFIDLEAMFHTESATTSDADADPVDLLLRASVLAVGLLPQRVVKGDGSGVYAMEISAMAGGAAPGEYEIRPDIVLAEGGTDRMRIVRRRRPVPESGNRPVLDGRPADPSAMLPGLIEGFEECYRLLFAGREDLLRELEAFADDDVRTVLRNTSTYRAVLEEAWHPDLLGDGLDRAYLLEALDPDAQGDAVVLASELGQLARGDVPVFTAKPSGTALFDDEGVTLAKGFFRQSGLDTARRRLASLSEEHLRDQLWFVHASLATRELGGHAQEEGLAHEGGLAQEEGPAQENGLAQEQGPAQNGGSAREARVEVGPHLRQDVDPDTALAAASRIGDQLLASVRHGGDGVVEWANLNLVGDRYWVVGPSGLGLYSGVTGIALFLAELAAATGIDRYERQARDVVAALADPDGMPEPEDLRALPVGGYEDLCGVMLLLDRVGRLWEDPALLDAARSLVPAVRQNLDDDESFDIVGGAAGTALALISLHATRPEESTRAAVRRAGEILLDHAPTRQGVHGFGHGQAGRAYALSAIGELTGEPRYAEAASRALAENDRAAARTGPGVNAWCRGSAGTLLATARMRGFAGRPELSAVREGLRAGVGNDSLCHGTLGLAHALLTAGERSGDRALVEEARRAATGVAHRVLAGDVRTGVPRRLWVPGLMNGAAGIGYGLLRIALPDRAVPDVLLLGT, from the coding sequence AGGACGTACTGGCCGCCCGGTGGGGCCTGGCCCCTGACCGACTCGCCCTGCTGGCCGCGGAGACGCCGCAGGAGCTGAAGCGGCGGCTCCCCGGCGCGCCGGACTGGGTCCCCGTCCTCGTCGATGCCTGGCAGCGGTTCGCCGGCTCGGCCCTGCCCGCGCTCGCGGCCGACGCGGAGGACGTCGACGTACCGCTGGACTGGCTGGGCCCGTTGGCGGCGTGGGCGCGGGAGGAACTGCGCGGCCGCCTCGGCGCGGCCGGTCAACTCCCGGACAGCCACCCGCTGTTCACCCCCGACACCGACACCTTGCGCACCATGGTCCGGCGGACGCTGGTGCTCGAAATCAACGCCGCCCGGCTGGAGGGCCGGCTCGACGGCGCGAGTCCCGAAGCCCGCTACGAGGCGTTCGGCGAGAGCCTGCGGGACCCCGAACGGGCCCTGGACCTCCTGGCCGGGCACCCCGTGCTGGCCCGCGGCCTGGTCGGCCACGTACGGCGGTGGACCGACGTCCGTGCGGAGTTCGCCGAGCGACTGAGCGCCGACCTCCCCGAGCTGCGCGAGCGCTTCGCGGTGTCCGGCGAGGGCCTGAAGGACCTGGCGGGCCTCACGTTCGGCGCCGGCGACGCCCACCGCGGCGGGCGCACGGTAACGCTCGTGGCCTTCCGCGACGGATCCCGCCTGGTCTACAAGCCGCGCAGCCTGGCGGTGGACACCCATGTCAACCGGCTCCTGCGCTGGATCAACGACCGAGGCGCCCGCCACCCGTTGGGCACCAACGACCTGCTGGAACGCCCGGACTACGGCTGGTCCGCCTTCGTCACCGCCGCGCCCTGCGCCCACGCGGACGCTTTTCGCAGGTTCGCCTGGCGGCTAGGCGCCCACCTAGCGCTCTTCCACGTCCTGGGCTGCTACGACATGCACCTGGAGAACCTGATCGCGGCGGGCGAGCACCCCGCGTTCATCGACCTGGAAGCGATGTTCCACACCGAGTCCGCGACCACGTCCGACGCCGACGCCGACCCCGTGGACCTGCTGCTGCGCGCCTCGGTCCTCGCCGTGGGGCTGCTCCCGCAGCGCGTGGTGAAGGGGGACGGAAGCGGTGTGTACGCCATGGAGATCAGCGCCATGGCGGGTGGCGCCGCCCCCGGCGAGTACGAGATCCGGCCCGACATCGTCCTGGCCGAGGGCGGCACCGACCGGATGCGGATCGTACGGAGACGGCGCCCCGTCCCGGAGTCGGGCAACCGTCCCGTCCTGGACGGCCGGCCCGCCGACCCGTCGGCGATGCTCCCCGGGCTGATCGAGGGCTTCGAAGAGTGCTACCGGCTGCTGTTCGCCGGACGCGAGGACCTGCTCCGCGAGCTGGAGGCCTTCGCCGACGACGACGTACGCACCGTCCTGCGCAACACCTCCACCTACCGAGCGGTACTGGAGGAGGCCTGGCACCCGGACCTGCTGGGGGACGGTCTCGACCGCGCTTACCTTCTGGAGGCGCTGGACCCTGACGCGCAGGGCGACGCGGTGGTCCTGGCGAGCGAACTCGGGCAGCTGGCCCGCGGTGACGTTCCCGTCTTCACCGCCAAGCCCTCCGGCACGGCGCTCTTCGACGACGAGGGCGTCACGCTCGCGAAGGGCTTCTTCCGGCAGAGCGGACTGGATACCGCGCGGCGTCGGCTGGCGTCCCTGAGCGAGGAACATCTGCGGGACCAGCTCTGGTTCGTACACGCCTCCCTCGCCACCCGCGAACTCGGCGGACACGCACAGGAGGAGGGGCTCGCGCACGAGGGCGGACTCGCGCAGGAGGAGGGCCCCGCCCAGGAGAACGGGCTCGCGCAGGAGCAGGGGCCCGCGCAAAACGGCGGGTCCGCCCGGGAGGCCCGCGTAGAGGTCGGCCCGCACCTCCGGCAGGACGTGGACCCCGATACGGCGCTCGCCGCGGCTTCCCGCATCGGGGACCAGCTGCTCGCCTCCGTCCGGCACGGCGGGGACGGCGTCGTGGAGTGGGCCAACCTCAACCTGGTCGGCGACCGGTACTGGGTGGTGGGGCCCAGCGGGCTCGGGCTCTACTCGGGCGTCACCGGCATCGCCCTGTTCCTCGCGGAACTCGCCGCCGCCACCGGCATCGACCGCTACGAGCGGCAGGCGCGCGACGTCGTGGCGGCCCTTGCGGACCCCGACGGCATGCCCGAACCGGAAGACCTCCGCGCCCTGCCCGTCGGCGGATACGAGGACCTGTGCGGCGTCATGCTCCTCCTCGACCGGGTCGGACGGCTGTGGGAGGACCCCGCACTCCTCGACGCGGCCCGCTCCCTGGTGCCCGCCGTACGGCAGAACCTCGACGACGACGAGAGCTTCGACATCGTGGGCGGCGCGGCCGGAACCGCGCTCGCGTTGATCTCCCTCCACGCGACCCGGCCCGAGGAGTCGACGCGCGCAGCCGTGCGCCGGGCGGGCGAGATCCTCCTGGACCACGCTCCGACGCGCCAAGGCGTCCACGGATTCGGGCACGGACAGGCGGGCCGGGCCTACGCGTTGTCCGCGATCGGGGAGCTGACGGGGGAGCCGCGCTACGCCGAGGCCGCCTCGCGCGCCCTGGCCGAGAACGACCGTGCGGCGGCCCGTACCGGTCCGGGCGTCAACGCCTGGTGCCGGGGTTCCGCCGGCACTCTGCTGGCCACCGCGAGGATGCGTGGGTTCGCCGGCCGGCCGGAGCTCTCCGCCGTACGGGAGGGCCTGCGGGCCGGGGTCGGCAACGACTCGCTGTGCCACGGCACCCTCGGTCTCGCGCACGCCCTGCTCACCGCCGGTGAACGCTCCGGCGACCGGGCCCTGGTCGAAGAGGCCCGCCGGGCGGCGACCGGGGTGGCACACCGTGTCCTCGCGGGCGATGTACGCACGGGCGTTCCGCGCCGTCTCTGGGTGCCGGGCCTGATGAACGGCGCGGCGGGGATCGGCTACGGCCTGCTCCGCATCGCGCTGCCCGACCGCGCGGTGCCCGACGTCCTGTTGCTGGGGACCTGA
- the nadC gene encoding carboxylating nicotinate-nucleotide diphosphorylase: protein MRNGKNMLELPVIRELVSRCLIEDLGRGDTTTDACVSPEAEGRALMAAREDLVFCGGALVREVFAQLDPRVQVEQLCREGERLTAGKAAVLLTGPAQSLLKGERLALNFVQRMSGVATLTRSFVDALTPGSGTRITDTRKTTPGLRIVERYAVRCGGGHSHRSDLGAAVLIKDNHVAAAGGITAAVTRSRAVATHATRITCEVDTLEQLREAIEVGVDIVILDNFTDEQIATAVEFTDGRAVIEVSGSVSRERIKAISALGVDIVSIGALTHSARAVDLGLDWTA from the coding sequence ATGAGAAATGGAAAGAACATGCTCGAACTGCCCGTCATCCGTGAGCTGGTCTCCCGCTGTCTGATCGAGGACCTCGGCCGGGGCGACACGACCACGGACGCGTGCGTCTCGCCCGAGGCCGAAGGCCGGGCGCTCATGGCGGCCCGGGAGGACCTCGTCTTCTGCGGCGGGGCCCTGGTGCGGGAGGTCTTCGCCCAGCTCGACCCCCGCGTCCAGGTCGAGCAGTTGTGCCGGGAAGGCGAACGGCTCACGGCCGGCAAGGCCGCCGTCCTTCTGACGGGCCCCGCCCAGTCGCTCCTGAAGGGCGAGCGCCTGGCCCTCAACTTCGTCCAGCGGATGAGCGGGGTGGCCACCCTGACCCGCTCGTTCGTCGACGCCCTGACCCCCGGCTCCGGCACCCGGATCACCGACACCCGCAAGACCACTCCGGGACTGCGGATCGTGGAGCGCTACGCGGTCCGGTGCGGCGGCGGGCACAGCCACCGGTCCGACCTCGGCGCAGCGGTGCTGATCAAGGACAACCACGTAGCGGCTGCCGGAGGCATCACCGCCGCGGTGACCCGTTCCCGGGCGGTCGCCACCCACGCGACCCGCATCACGTGCGAGGTCGACACCCTGGAGCAGCTGCGCGAGGCGATCGAGGTCGGGGTCGACATCGTGATCCTCGACAACTTCACCGACGAACAGATCGCCACCGCCGTGGAGTTCACCGACGGGCGGGCCGTCATCGAGGTCTCGGGCTCCGTCTCGCGGGAGCGGATCAAGGCCATCTCCGCGCTCGGCGTCGACATCGTGAGCATCGGTGCGCTGACCCACTCGGCGCGCGCCGTGGACCTCGGTCTCGACTGGACCGCATAA